The Ornithinimicrobium faecis region TGGGCGCCATCGTGCTGGCCGCGCTGCTGGCGCTGGGGTGGTACCTCTCCTACACCGCTGTCCGCCTCGACCGCCTGCACCACCGAGTCATCGGGACCGCTGCCGCCCTCGATGCGCAACTGGTCCGCCGCGCTGAGGCCGCACTGGAAGTCGCCTACATCGCGGGGATCGATCCCGCGTCGGCCACCCTGATGGCTGCGTCGGCGGGGGCGGCCCTGGACCAGGAGGAGACCTGGTCCCAGGACCGACTGGACGCCGAGTCCCAGCTCACCGAGGTGCTGCGCGCCACCCATGCGCCGGTCGTCGGGCAGCAGGTCGAGGTCGATGAGCTCCTTGACCGCATGCGCGGCACGGGCGAGCGAGTCAAACTGGCTCGGCGCTTTCACAACGAAGCGGTCCAGGAAGCCCGTGCCGTGCGCGGCCAGCGGCTGGTGCGTTTCCTGCACCTGGCTGGCACCGCGAAGGTCCCGCTGCCGATCGGCTTCGACGACGACTGGCCGGAAACCCTCTGAGCGCTCACCGGTGTGGGGGACCGGCACCGGTGGACCTAGACTGGAGAGCCGACCCGACCACATGGTGGGACGTCGGCCCCGTGTCCACGTCCCACACCACCGGTGAGCGCACTCAATGCCGAGCACCACCTCGCCCCGGAAGGCACCAGCATGAGCACCCCTGAAACACACTCTGCGACGAACTCTGCCCCGGCCGCTGCCGCCCACGGCACGGACAACCCAACCGCCCAGGCCGGCACGACCCGCGTCAAGCGGGGCATGGCCGACATGCTCAAGGGCGGCGTGATCATGGACGTTGTCACTGCCGAGCAGGCCAAGATCGCCGAGGACGCCGGCGCCGTCGCCGTCATGGCACTGGAGCGCGTCCCGGCCGACATCCGCGCGCAGGGCGGCGTCTCCCGCATGAGCGACCCCGACATGATCGACAGCATCATCGAGGCCGTGTCCATCCCGGTCATGGCCAAGGCCCGGATCGGCCACTTCGTGGAGGCCCAGGTCCTGCAGTCCCTCGGTGTTGACTACATCGACGAGTCCGAGGTGCTCACCCCGGCGGACTACAGCAACCACATCGACAAGTGGGCCTACACCGTGCCGTTCGTCTGCGGCGCGACCAACCTGGGCGAGGCGCTGCGGCGCATCACCGAGGGCGCAGCGATGATCCGCTCCAAGGGCGAGGCCGGCACCGGTGACGTCTCCAACGCCACCATGCACATGCGGCAGATCCGCCAGGAGATCCGCCGCCTGTCCAGCCTGCCCGAGGACGAGCTGTTCGTCGCGGCCAAGGAGTTGCAGGCGCCCTACGACCTGGTGGCTGAGGTCGCCCGCAACGGCAAGCTCCCGGTCGTGCTGTTCACGGCCGGTGGCATCGCGACCCCCGCCGACGCGGCCATGATGATGCAGCTCGGCGCCGAGGGTGTCTTCGTCGGCTCCGGCATCTTCAAGTCCGGCAACCCGGGCGCCCGCGCCGAGGCCATCGTCAAGGCCACCACCTTCCACGACGACCCCGACACGATCGCCAAGGTCTCCCGGGGTCTGGGCGAGGCGATGGTGGGCATCAATGTCGACGAGATCCCGCAGCCGCACCGGCTCGCTGAGCGCGGTTGGTGAGCTGATCGGCCTGGCGCCGTGACAAGACCCTCGTGGTCGACGTCCGTCACAGGCGCCGGGGCTGAGCCGCGAGCACCGCGGCCAGTCCCTCCCGGAGGTCGGTGACGAATGACTCCGGGACCTCAAGGGAGGGGAAGTGTCCGCCTGCCTCGGGGGTGCTCCACCGGACGATCTGGCGAAAGCGCTCCTGTGCCCAGGGCCGCGGACACTTCTCGATGTCGCGGGGGTAGGTGCTGACCGCTGACGGGACCTCCACACGCAGTCGGGGGTCGACCCGGTTGACCCCACCATGGCTCTCGGCGTAGATGCGAGCGGCCGATGCACCAGTGCGCGTCAACCAGTAGAGCGTGACGTTGTCGAGGATGCGGTCGAGGGGGATCGTCTCGAACGGGCTGTCTGTGGTGTCGGTCCACTCGGCGAACTTGTCGAGGATCCAGGCGAGCAGCCCGACCGGTGAGTCGACGAGGGCATAGCCGATGGTCTGCGGCCGTGTCGCCTGCTGCTTCGCGTAGGCCGAGCGGTGCTGCCAGAAGTCACGAGTCTCCTCGGCCCAGCTGCGCTCAAGTGGACTCAGCCCGTCCGTCGTCATCCCCGGTGGCGACTGGGCCAACGTGGTGTGGATGCCGAGGACGTGCTCTGGGTGCCGTCCGCCGAGCACTGTTGTGATCACGCCGCCCCAGTCGCCGCCGTGGGCCACGAACTGGCCATAGCCCAGCCGGCCCATCAGCGTCACCCAGGCGGCTGCGATCCGCTCCACGCCCCACCCGGTGCTGGTCGGCTTGTCGCTGAAGCCGAACCCGGGAAGAGAGGGTGCGACGACATGGAACGCGGGTGCCGTTGGGTCCCTCGGATCGGCGAGCTCGTCGATGATGTCGGTGAACTCGGCGACGCTGCCCGGCCAGCCGTGCGTCAGCACCAGGGGAGTGGCGTCCGACCGGGTGGACCGGCGGTGCAGGAAGTGGATCCCCAGGCCGTCGATGGTGGTGCGGAACTGACCGATCCGGTTGAGGCGAGTCTCGAACGCGCGCCAGTCATACGTCGTGCGCCAGTGGTCGACGACCTCCTCGAGAACGGCGAGTGGAACGCCCTGCTGCCAGCGAGCCGGGTCCGCACCGGGTGGGTTCACCGTCTCGCGCTCGGGGAGCCGCGCCGCGGCCAGGCGTCGCCGGAGTTCCACCAACTCCGCGTCATGGGCCTGGACGTCGAGAGCCTGGACGTCGTGGGGCTGTTGGTTCAATGGATGGGTGGACATGAGACCTCCCGGTCTGCCATAGCGCCGGCCCGGATCATAGGAACCGGCTAAGACGGTTCTAGCATGCCTCGTCCGTGTCTGGCAACCAGCTAAGATGGTTCGTGTGCCTGACGTGTTCCCCGACTTCCGCCTGGGCGCGGTGCTGGCGACCAGCTTCACCGCGACCCTGACCGAGCGTCGTGGCGGCTCCGTGGAGCGGATCCCCACGCCTGAGCGGCTCGTCGACTGGCTGGCGATCAGCGGACTCTCCGTGGCGTCCTGCACCGACGCGGAATTGGATCGTGCGCGCGGGCTCCGTGAGGCCATCCACGCCGCGGCCACCGCGGCCGCGCGACAGGACCCGTTGCCTCCACCAGCCGTGCGGGTCATCAACGACTGCAGCACGAACGGTGGGGCCGCGGCCGTTCTGACGCCCGAGGGTGCCCGGCGCTGGCAACTCAGCGACTCGTCCAGCGTGGCCGACGCCCTCAGCGTGATCGCTGCGGACGCCGTTGCCGTCATCGCCGGGGAGCGACCCGGCCGGCTGGCACTGTGCGCCTCACCCACCTGTCAGGCGGCCTTCTTCGACACGAGCCAGAGTCGCACCCGCCTTTGGTGCGACATGAACACCTGTGGCAACCGTGCGAAGAAGGCGCGCTTCAACGCCGCCCGTTCGTGAGGACCGCGTGCTCAGAGCCAGCCCCTGGCTGGTCTACTCTGACGCCCATGCCCGCATTCCGCATACGACTGTCTGATCTCTTGCCGTGGCTCCACTGATCGGGGTCCTGGCCGTCCAGGGTGACGTCGCCGAGCACATCCGTGCCCTGACCCTCGCCGGTGCGGAGGCCGTCCCGGTCCGTCGCCCCGAGGAGTTGGCCGCGGTCGATGGGCTCGTCATCCCGGGCGGGGAGTCGACCACGATCGACCGGCTGCTGCGCATCTTTGACCTGGCCGAGCCGCTGCGCGCCCGCCTGGCTGAGGGGATGCCGGTCTATGGCTCCTGCGCCGGCATGATCCTGCTGTCCGCGGAGGTCCTCGACGGACACCCGGAGCAGCAGAGTCTCGCCGCGCTCGACATCACCACCCGCCGCAACGCGTTCGGCCGCCAGGTTGACTCGTTTGAGGTGGACCTGCCGTTCGTGGGCCTGGACGAGCCCTTCCACGCCGTGTTCATCCGGGCCCCCTGGGTGGAGCGGGTCGGCGACGGCGTCGAGGTGTTGGCCAGCATCGAACGGGACGGCGAGGAGCACGCGGTGGCCGTGCGGCAGGGCAACGTGCTGGCCACCTCGTTCCACCCCGAGGTGACCGACGACGTCCGGGTGCACGCGCTCTTCGTGGAGCTGGTCCGCGCTGCAGGTAGCATCGGGGACCCAGCAGTAGTTGAGGGACACCCGAGCACGACGAACAGGGATAACTGATGAGTGGGCACTCTAAGTGGGCAACGACCAAGCACAAGAAGGCGGTGATCGACGCCAAGCGAGGCAAACTCTTTGCCAAGTTGATCAAGAACATCGAGGTCGCCGCCCGCACCGGCGGTGGTGACCCGGCCGGCAACCCGACCCTCTTCGACGCGATCCAGAAGGCCAAGAAGACCTCGGTCCCCAACGACAACATCGACCGCGCCGTCAAGCGTGGGTCCGGTGCCGAGGCCGGCGGGGCCAACTACGAGGCGCTGGTCTACGAGGGCTATGCACCCGGTGGGGTCGCGCTCTATATCGAGTGCCTGACCGACAACAAGAACCGCGCCGTCATGGAGGTCCGCACCGCGCTGACCCGCAACGGCGGCAGCATGGCGGACAGCGGCTCAGTGGCCTACCTGTTCAACCGCAAGGGGCAGGTCGTGGTGCCCAAGGCGCAGGACTCGGGGGAGACCAGCGAGGACGCGCTCGTCGAGATCGTGCTCGAGGCCGGCGCCGAGGAGGTCGAGGACGTCGGTGACTCCTTCGAGGTCATCTCGGAGGCCACCGACGTGGTCGCGGTCCGCACCGCCCTGCAGGAGGCCGGGCTGGACTATGACTCCGCGGAGGTGACTTTCGTGCCGAGCATGGAGGTGCCGCTGGATGCCGACGGTGCCCGCAAGATGATGCGGATCATCGACGCGCTCGAGGACTGCGACGACGTGCAGAACGTCTTCTCCAACGCCGATGTGTCCGACGAGGTGCTCGCTGAGCTCGAGGCTGACGACTGACCCGACCCCCTGAGCAGCAGTCGACCGGCCAACCGCGTCTCGTGACGCGGGTGGCCGGTCGTCGTATGCCGAGGGGCTGGGGCAGCCCGGCGCGTCCTGCCCCGCTCGGGGGGACCTGTGACGTAGCGTTGTGGCGAACAGGTGTTCGGAGGAGTGTGCCGGTTGGCGCTCCGGACCACGACTGCTGAGGAGGGTTGGCCAGGTGCGCGTTCTTGGTGTTGACCCTGGCCTCACGCGCTGTGGGTTGGGCGTTGTGGAGTCCAGTGGTGGCCGCACCGTGCGCATGGTCGCCGTCGGCGTCGTGCGCACCCCGCCGGGTGATGACCCGCAGGAGCGGCTGCTGACGCTGCAGACCGAGATCGACCAGTGGCTGGCCGAGCACCAGCCGGATGCCGTCGCGGTCGAGCGGGTCTTCGCCAAGGCCAACATCAAGGGGATCATGGGCACGGCTCAGGCCTCGGCGGTCCCGATGCTCGCCGCCGCGCGGCTGGGGCTGCCCCTCGCGCTCCACACACCCACCGAGGTCAAGGCCGCGGTCACCGGCAACGGCCGGGCAGACAAGGCCCAGGTCACGATGATGATCACCCGCATCCTGGGTCTGGACACTGCGCCCAAGCCGGCCGACGCAGCCGACGCTCTTGCTCTGGCCGTCTGCCACCTGTGGCGCGGTCAGGCCGACGCCCGGTTGGCGGCGGCTGCCCAGGGCAATGCCATGCAGCGAGCCGCCCAGGACGCGGCCCGGGCACCGCGCAACCGCCTCGAGGAGTTGCACGCGGCCCACGGTTCACGTCGTGGCACTGCGACTCCTCGTCCCCAGATCGCCGCCGTCCGCAGGAGTGCCCAATGATCGCTTCCGTCCGAGGGCCCGTGCTGCACGTCGGGCTGGACCACGTCGTCGTGGAGGTCGGCGGGGTCGGCATGCACGTGCACACCACGCCCGCCACCGCGGCCGGGTGCCCTCGTGGGGGCGAGGTCACCCTGGCGACGACGCTGGTGGTGCGCGAGGAGTCGCTGACCCTGTATGGCTTCGAGGGCACCGAGGCCCGTGCGTTGTTCGAGCAGGTGCAGACCGTCTCGGGGGTCGGCCCTCGCCTCGCTCTGGCCATGCTGTCGGTGCACAGCCCTGACGGGGTCCGTCAGGCGATCGCCGGCGGGGACCTTGCTGCGCTGACCAAGGTCCCGGGCATCGGCAAGAAAGGCGCCGAGCGGATCGTGCTTGAGCTGAAGGACAAGATCCTCGCGATGGGTGTCGAGCCGTCGATCGGTGGATCAGCTCCTGCGACTGCCGGTGGCGACCCACTCGGCGGTCAGGTCCACGAGGCGCTGGTGGGTCTCGGCTGGAGCGGGAGGCAGGCCGACGACGCGATCGAGCGGGTCCGGGCTGCTGGCAGTGCACCCACGGCCGTCTCGGAGTTCCTGCGTGCAGCACTGCGGGAGCTCGGCCGGTGAGTCTGTCCGACGAGGCGGGTCGCGCCCCCCGCACCGAGGTGGGTTATGACCCCGACGACGGCTCGCTCGACGCGACGGCCCGCGTCGTCGACGCCTCAACCACCGACGAGGAGCGGCGCATCGAGGCCGCGCTGCGGCCGCGCCGACTCGCGGAGTTCCCCGGTCAGCAGCGGGTGCGTGACCAGCTCGGCCTGGTGCTCGAGGCGGCCCGGCGCCGACAGAGTCCTCCCGATCATGTCCTGCTTTCTGGGCCGCCCGGTCTGGGCAAGACCACCCTGGCGATGATCATCGCCGCAGAGCTCGAGCAGCCGATGCGCATCACCAGCGGTCCGGCGATCCAGCACGCCGGCGATCTGGCTGCGGTGCTCTCCTCCCTGGCCGAGGGCGAGGTCCTGTTCCTCGACGAGATCCACCGCATGGCGCGGCCGGCCGAGGAGATGCTCTATCTGGCCATGGAGGACTTCAGGGTCGATGTGATTGTCGGCAAGGGCCCCGGCGCCACGGCGATCCCGCTGGAGCTGCCGCCGTTCACGGTCGTGGGTGCCACCACGCGGGCGGGGCTGCTGCCCGCGCCCTTGCGGGACCGCTTCGGTTTCACCGGGCACCTGGACTACTACAACACCAAGGACCTGCAACTGATCCTGACCCGCAGCGCCGGACTGCTGGAGATCGAGAGCACCCCTGACGGGATCCACGAGATCGCCTCGCGGTCTCGTGGCACGCCCCGCATCGCCAACCGCCTGCTGCGCCGGGTCCGTGACTGGGCCCAGGTGCACGGTCAGCACATCGTCGACGAGGAGGCGGCGCTGGCGGCGCTGGAGCTGTTCGACGTCGACCAGCAGGGTCTGGACCGCCTCGACCGCGCGGTGCTCGAGGCGTTGTGCAAACGCTTCGGCGGGGGCCCCGTCGGCCTCAGCACGTTGGCCGTCGCCGTGGGGGAGGAGCCCGACACGGTCGAGACCGTCGCCGAGCCCTATCTGGTCCGCGAGGGCTACATCGTGCGCACCCCGCGCGGGCGGTCGGCCTCGAGGATGGCCTGGGAGCACCTCGGCCTGACCCCGCCCAAACCGGTTGCCGGGCAGGAGCAGCTGCCCATCGGCGACCAGCCCGGCCGCCTCGACCACTGAGCCCACCTGTGCAGCCAGCTGCCAGTGACTCAGCAGACGAGTCGTTCCTGGTCCGACCGGCCCGGGAGGCGGACCGCCACGGCGTCCCCGCGAGCTGGTGGCATCCCGATGCCTGGCGTGCGGGGGCCCGATCGCTGGTGGTGGAGAGCGCTGGTGCCATCGTGGCGGCAGCGGCTCGCTGCCCCAACCGGGTGCACCCACTGCGTCA contains the following coding sequences:
- the ruvA gene encoding Holliday junction branch migration protein RuvA yields the protein MIASVRGPVLHVGLDHVVVEVGGVGMHVHTTPATAAGCPRGGEVTLATTLVVREESLTLYGFEGTEARALFEQVQTVSGVGPRLALAMLSVHSPDGVRQAIAGGDLAALTKVPGIGKKGAERIVLELKDKILAMGVEPSIGGSAPATAGGDPLGGQVHEALVGLGWSGRQADDAIERVRAAGSAPTAVSEFLRAALRELGR
- a CDS encoding YebC/PmpR family DNA-binding transcriptional regulator, which gives rise to MSGHSKWATTKHKKAVIDAKRGKLFAKLIKNIEVAARTGGGDPAGNPTLFDAIQKAKKTSVPNDNIDRAVKRGSGAEAGGANYEALVYEGYAPGGVALYIECLTDNKNRAVMEVRTALTRNGGSMADSGSVAYLFNRKGQVVVPKAQDSGETSEDALVEIVLEAGAEEVEDVGDSFEVISEATDVVAVRTALQEAGLDYDSAEVTFVPSMEVPLDADGARKMMRIIDALEDCDDVQNVFSNADVSDEVLAELEADD
- the pdxT gene encoding pyridoxal 5'-phosphate synthase glutaminase subunit PdxT; the protein is MAPLIGVLAVQGDVAEHIRALTLAGAEAVPVRRPEELAAVDGLVIPGGESTTIDRLLRIFDLAEPLRARLAEGMPVYGSCAGMILLSAEVLDGHPEQQSLAALDITTRRNAFGRQVDSFEVDLPFVGLDEPFHAVFIRAPWVERVGDGVEVLASIERDGEEHAVAVRQGNVLATSFHPEVTDDVRVHALFVELVRAAGSIGDPAVVEGHPSTTNRDN
- the ruvB gene encoding Holliday junction branch migration DNA helicase RuvB; this encodes MSDEAGRAPRTEVGYDPDDGSLDATARVVDASTTDEERRIEAALRPRRLAEFPGQQRVRDQLGLVLEAARRRQSPPDHVLLSGPPGLGKTTLAMIIAAELEQPMRITSGPAIQHAGDLAAVLSSLAEGEVLFLDEIHRMARPAEEMLYLAMEDFRVDVIVGKGPGATAIPLELPPFTVVGATTRAGLLPAPLRDRFGFTGHLDYYNTKDLQLILTRSAGLLEIESTPDGIHEIASRSRGTPRIANRLLRRVRDWAQVHGQHIVDEEAALAALELFDVDQQGLDRLDRAVLEALCKRFGGGPVGLSTLAVAVGEEPDTVETVAEPYLVREGYIVRTPRGRSASRMAWEHLGLTPPKPVAGQEQLPIGDQPGRLDH
- a CDS encoding epoxide hydrolase family protein, giving the protein MSTHPLNQQPHDVQALDVQAHDAELVELRRRLAAARLPERETVNPPGADPARWQQGVPLAVLEEVVDHWRTTYDWRAFETRLNRIGQFRTTIDGLGIHFLHRRSTRSDATPLVLTHGWPGSVAEFTDIIDELADPRDPTAPAFHVVAPSLPGFGFSDKPTSTGWGVERIAAAWVTLMGRLGYGQFVAHGGDWGGVITTVLGGRHPEHVLGIHTTLAQSPPGMTTDGLSPLERSWAEETRDFWQHRSAYAKQQATRPQTIGYALVDSPVGLLAWILDKFAEWTDTTDSPFETIPLDRILDNVTLYWLTRTGASAARIYAESHGGVNRVDPRLRVEVPSAVSTYPRDIEKCPRPWAQERFRQIVRWSTPEAGGHFPSLEVPESFVTDLREGLAAVLAAQPRRL
- the ruvC gene encoding crossover junction endodeoxyribonuclease RuvC: MRVLGVDPGLTRCGLGVVESSGGRTVRMVAVGVVRTPPGDDPQERLLTLQTEIDQWLAEHQPDAVAVERVFAKANIKGIMGTAQASAVPMLAAARLGLPLALHTPTEVKAAVTGNGRADKAQVTMMITRILGLDTAPKPADAADALALAVCHLWRGQADARLAAAAQGNAMQRAAQDAARAPRNRLEELHAAHGSRRGTATPRPQIAAVRRSAQ
- the pdxS gene encoding pyridoxal 5'-phosphate synthase lyase subunit PdxS, which produces MADMLKGGVIMDVVTAEQAKIAEDAGAVAVMALERVPADIRAQGGVSRMSDPDMIDSIIEAVSIPVMAKARIGHFVEAQVLQSLGVDYIDESEVLTPADYSNHIDKWAYTVPFVCGATNLGEALRRITEGAAMIRSKGEAGTGDVSNATMHMRQIRQEIRRLSSLPEDELFVAAKELQAPYDLVAEVARNGKLPVVLFTAGGIATPADAAMMMQLGAEGVFVGSGIFKSGNPGARAEAIVKATTFHDDPDTIAKVSRGLGEAMVGINVDEIPQPHRLAERGW
- a CDS encoding CGNR zinc finger domain-containing protein; its protein translation is MPDVFPDFRLGAVLATSFTATLTERRGGSVERIPTPERLVDWLAISGLSVASCTDAELDRARGLREAIHAAATAAARQDPLPPPAVRVINDCSTNGGAAAVLTPEGARRWQLSDSSSVADALSVIAADAVAVIAGERPGRLALCASPTCQAAFFDTSQSRTRLWCDMNTCGNRAKKARFNAARS